The sequence TGAAACCAGACTCAGAAGTCCAGCACCAATAAAAGGCATTCTAATAACACTCTACGATTCAAGAACCCGCCTTGGAAGAGAGGTTTACAGCAACGTCAAGGAGTACTTTGGACAGACTGAAAACATCTTCAAAACAACCATACCCCGCAACGTAAAACTTGCAGAGGCCCCAAGCTTTGGAGAGTCATGCATCACCTACGATGAAGAAAGCAGTGGAGCCAAGGCATACCTGAAACTTGCAGAGGAGATAATCCAGCTGGAGGGCACGGAGGATAATAAATGAGCCAGAAAAAGAAAAGGGAAAGTGCCCTTGGAAGGGGTCTGGATGCTCTAATAAGAACACAACCCGTTGAAGAACCCGGAGAGAAAGAGCAGGATGTAGAAAGTGAAATTCCTGCAGAGGAAGAAAAACCCACGCAGAGGAAAACCCCTCCAGCCAAAAAAACCAGGAAACCCTCAAAAACTTCCGGAAGATCCACTGCAAAAACTGCCAGGAAAAGTCCTGAAAAGGCCCAGAAACCTAAAATCCCCAGGCCAAAAAAGAAACCCGAAACTGCAGCTGAAGATTTCAATGTTGACTCCCAGCTCCTTGAGGAGGTCATGGCTGAAGTTGCTAAAAATCCAAGGATATCTCTGTGGTCTGCAAAGTCTGCAGCGGTTTTAAGGTATCTACGTAAAACAAAACCTGCATTCAGTATTAGTAAGGAAGCTTCAGCCCTCATAGAGGATGCTGTTAAGGAGAAATATCCCGATCTCTGGGAGATATTCGAGGGAGAGGGACTCTAATGTTATAACTTACAAGTTATAACTTATTTCTTATTAGTTGATCACTTATAACTTATACATTATAAGTTAGAACTTGTAACTCACTTTAAAGCCTTTTTATCCTAAAAAACTAATAAAATCCTTTTTTTAATTCAACTCATCTTCATGATAAATTTCAAATAAAAATTAATTGATAGAAAAAAAATCACTCATATGTTTTAAAAATCAGATTATTATTAAAAATAAATTTAAATTATTTAAAAGATTATTTTTAAAAAACTTTGGACAGTTTAAAATCCAAGTGTGGTCTGGTATGACCTCTGCAACTTTATGAAAGGTTCTGCCCGGTTAACAACCACTCCAAGTTCCTTCAACTCGTTGAGTCTGCTGAAACGCACCCCCCTTTTTCTCAATTCAACTATGCGTCTTGCAGATAATTTTCCAACACCAGGAACCCTTAAAAGTTCCCTGTAGGATGCTTCGTTAACCTCAACTGGAAATTTGTCCATGTTGGAAAGTGCAGCACAGTACTTGGGGTCTTTATCCACCTGCATGTTTCCACCATCCTCAAAAACCAGTTCTTCAAGCTTGAAACCGTAGGAGTTAACCAGATGATCGGCCTGGTAAAGTCTTGAAGTCCTCTTTGGATGGGGCTCCTCATGCTTCTCCATTGGCGTATCTTTCAGTGCATGGAATTGGCTGAAGTAGCTTCTTTTAATTCCAATCTTCTTGTAGAGCCATTCAACCCTCTTTAGTATCTCCTCATCTGTTTCAGATGTTGCGCCGACTATGAACTGGGTTGTCTGACCTGAAGGTGCAAGGTCCCTGTTGCGGTCATTCAGACGTTTGATCCACTTCATCCTCCGTATGATGTCGGTCTGGTAGTTCTTGGTGCTTGAAAGTTCTTCGAAGCTGTCTGGGGTTGCAGCCTCCATGTTTATACTGACCCTGTCTGCAAGGGTCATGGCCCTTTTTAAGAGGTCGTAAGAAGTTCCTGGAAGGATTTTAAGGTGTATGTAACCCTTGTAACCATGTTCCATCCGCAGCTTCCTTGCAACCTCAACCATGTCCTCCATGGAACTTTCAGCATCTCCTGGCATGCCTGAAGTTAAAAAAAGACCCTCAACATAGCGGTTGTTGTAATAATCCAGGAATATTGAAGTTACCTCCTCAGGTGAGAACTCGACCCTGTCGAACTTGTGCTTGTTGTGGTTTATACAGTACCTGCAGTCGTTTGAACACTTGTTGGTCATTAAAACCTTGAAAAGTGGCACTGTGCAACCGTTTCCACCTGTAGCGTTGTAGATCCCTGGTATCTTCTCGGATAGGAAGTTGTCCACGTTGAAGTTTGAGTAGTTGCACCTGTCGTATTTTGCAGCTTCCCCAAGGACTTCCAGTTTCTTTGCCATGTTCATTAATATGTGTTATATGTGACGTTGTTAATGAATTGATCCAACCATGAAATTCACGGATGTACCATGATTCTTACATTAGTATCTGGGCCAAATTTATGAACCAAAACCTACAAAGAATGAAAAAGCAAATTATTTGATAAATAATTATATAATTTAAATTCATTAAAAAGAAGAACAGATAGCTATAAAACAATAAGAGAGGGGCTAAAAAGTGATAATAGAAATTATAATTGGAATTATAATCCTGATAATTTTAGTAGGGATTGTAGTTCTCTACAACAGTCTTGTACAGCTTAGAAACCGTGTTAAGAATGCATGGTCTCAGATCGACGTTCAGCTTAAAAGAAGAACGGATCTTATACCTAACCTGGTTGAAACTGTAAAAGGTTATGCAAAACACGAAAAAACAACATTTGAAGAAGTTACAGCTGCAAGGTCAAATCTGATGAATGCAAAAACAGTTGCAGAAAATCAGGTTGCCAACAACCAGTTAACGGGTGCACTCAAAACACTCTTTGCAGTGGCTGAAAACTACCCTGAACTCAAGGCCAATGAGAACTTCAAGGATCTACAGGCACAGCTCTCACAGACCGAAGATAAAATAGCCTACTCAAGGCAGTTCTACAACGACACGGTCTTGATGTACAACAACAAATGCCAGATGTTCCCAAGCAACATCCTTGCATCTGCCTTTAATTTCAAAGAAGCTGAATTCTTCGAGGTAGCTGAAAGCGAAACTGCAACACCAAAAGTAGAATTTTAGAGGGATTATATGGATAAAATCCAAATTTCATTCATTTTAATCCTTTTGGTTTCAATTCTAACGGTAGCTGGGGCAGCATATGCTGAAGATGATGTGTCCTATTCCATGCCCAGTATCCATGAGGATCTCTTCGTTCAAAGTAACGGTGCCCTGCATGTGAAGGAGATAATTCACTACTCATTTTCTGGAACAGCCCATGGAGTTTACAGGGATCTGCACTTGGAAGAGGGCCAATCAATTTCAAACCTGAAGGTGTCTACAAGTGGTGCATATTCCACCTATACAGTAAAAGACACCGATGATGGAAAACGTATAACTGTTTACTTATATTCAGATGCCCAGAAAACCAATCCAATCAGTGGAGAAGATGTTTATGTCACTTATGAGTACGATTTTCTCCATGGGATAAAGGTCTACAACGATGTTGCCGATCTGCAGTACAAACTCTGGGGTGAAGGCTGGGAAGTCCCTGTAAATCAGTTAACAGCCACGGTTCATGTTGCATCAAGTCAGGGTGTGAAGTACTGGTTGAATCCTCCTTACTCCGCTGAAGGGTCTGAGTGGCAGGGAAATGTTTTCAACCTGACCACAACTAAGCTGGAATCTGGAAACTTCTTCGAGGTTAGGATGACCATACCCAGAAGTCAGTTTGCAGCCAGCCCACAGAACGCAGTTATAATAAATCAGAACGGACTTCAAGAGATAGAAAAGATCCAGAAAGACTACCAGAATTCCCTGAATTTTCATAACAATTTGAACTACTTCCTGGCGGCATTGCTGTTGCTGCTCATGTTCGTACCACTCCTGATATACCTGAAGTTTGGAAGGGAACCTAAGATCGATTACAAAGCTGAGTATGAGAGGGACGTTCCAACGGAAGATCCTCCAGCACTGGTAAATGCAATATGTGTCCATGGAGTTTCAAAGGGTATAGGTGAGCCTGACATGGATGGATTCCGTGCCACTATCATGGATCTCATAAACAGGAACTACCTCTCAGTTGGAAGGATGTCCAAGGACGATGGATCATTCAAGGATGATTTCATGGGCACCTACCTGAAGGTGAACCCTGAAAAAGACTCCTCAAAACTTGAAAAATTCGAGCTGGATGCTCTAGATATCCTTAAGAGTTTTGAAAGAGATGGGATAATTGTTCTTGAGGATATGGGCAGTGAACTGGAGGATCCAGACACAGCCAAGGACTTCAGATTCTCATACATGAAGTGGGAAACAGACCTTAAAAAGAGGTTTTTAAGCGATGGACAGATGGAGGAGATCTTCAACAGGAAGGGTGACAATTACTTGAAGGCCTATGCAGTTGCAGGTCTGGTACTGGCATGTGTGGTTGGAGTGTACACCTTCATAGACTCAATACCCTCGTCACAGTACCCACTCTACGCAGCCATAGTTCTGGGAATAATCTCTGCAATCTCATTGAAACTTCCAGAGGGCATAGCTGGTCAGTGGACAACCTACGGTGAGGAGTACGATACCAAGTGGAGCAACTTCAAACGCTACCTCAAGGACTTCAGCCTCATCAAGGAGTACCCTCCAGAATCAGTTGCAGTCTGGAACAAGTACCTTGTCTATGCAACGGCACTGGGTGTGGCAGATAAGGTGAGAAAGGCAATGGAGATGAACCTTCCAGGGGAGGTTCTTGAGGACAACAACATCTACCTCTTCCACTACTATGGAGGTTACATGCTTCTGGACTCAGCCCTTCACATGGGAATGACCTCTGGTCTTAACTCAGATGTTAACGGTGTTGACGGTCTGGGAGGATTTGGTGATGTTGGTGGGGGATTCGGTGGAGGTGGAGGTGGAGCTTTTTAACCTCTAAAAAACTTCAAAAGTAACATTATCCACTCACTTTTTTTAAATATCTCTTTTTTTATTATTAATTTTTAAAGAAACTTAAAACTAGATTTTTTTAGGTTTTCATTTAAAAACTACTTAAAAATCAAAAAATAAGAAAAATAATTAATTTAAACTTCCAGATTTTAACTCAGGCTTCAAACATTTCCAGTAAAACTGGGCAGCGGACATTCTGGTCTTCACATACTCATGTGAACTGTCAGAATATTTATAATATCTTCCCTGGTAGTAAAAGCCACAGATTTGCATTGTTATTTTGAGTTTGTTTTTCTGGACTTTTTTCAGGTAAAAGTTTAATTTGACCTTTATACCTAATTGGGGCTCGGATTCATATCCTATAATTTTCACATTATTCTTACTGTACTGATAAGTCTTCCAGCTGTAGTTCACCGTGCTGTTTTGATCTTTGAATGTTACAAAACCGTGGTCAACAAGTTTTACAGCTGAAACAGGTTCTGCTATTTGTAAACCAATAAAAACCCCCAATAAAACGAACAAAACCAACGGAACATTCTTATTTATTCTATTGTTCATCCCTTTACCTCCTTTTTAATTTATCACCATAACACTGTATTATTATAATATAAGTATTTTATTAACAAATTTCCAGAGAGGCCGTGATATCAGTAAGCACCAGATTTAAATAAATTCCAGAATCTACTATATAAT is a genomic window of Methanobacterium congolense containing:
- a CDS encoding radical SAM protein — translated: MAKKLEVLGEAAKYDRCNYSNFNVDNFLSEKIPGIYNATGGNGCTVPLFKVLMTNKCSNDCRYCINHNKHKFDRVEFSPEEVTSIFLDYYNNRYVEGLFLTSGMPGDAESSMEDMVEVARKLRMEHGYKGYIHLKILPGTSYDLLKRAMTLADRVSINMEAATPDSFEELSSTKNYQTDIIRRMKWIKRLNDRNRDLAPSGQTTQFIVGATSETDEEILKRVEWLYKKIGIKRSYFSQFHALKDTPMEKHEEPHPKRTSRLYQADHLVNSYGFKLEELVFEDGGNMQVDKDPKYCAALSNMDKFPVEVNEASYRELLRVPGVGKLSARRIVELRKRGVRFSRLNELKELGVVVNRAEPFIKLQRSYQTTLGF
- a CDS encoding LemA family protein translates to MIIEIIIGIIILIILVGIVVLYNSLVQLRNRVKNAWSQIDVQLKRRTDLIPNLVETVKGYAKHEKTTFEEVTAARSNLMNAKTVAENQVANNQLTGALKTLFAVAENYPELKANENFKDLQAQLSQTEDKIAYSRQFYNDTVLMYNNKCQMFPSNILASAFNFKEAEFFEVAESETATPKVEF
- a CDS encoding DUF2207 domain-containing protein, whose translation is MDKIQISFILILLVSILTVAGAAYAEDDVSYSMPSIHEDLFVQSNGALHVKEIIHYSFSGTAHGVYRDLHLEEGQSISNLKVSTSGAYSTYTVKDTDDGKRITVYLYSDAQKTNPISGEDVYVTYEYDFLHGIKVYNDVADLQYKLWGEGWEVPVNQLTATVHVASSQGVKYWLNPPYSAEGSEWQGNVFNLTTTKLESGNFFEVRMTIPRSQFAASPQNAVIINQNGLQEIEKIQKDYQNSLNFHNNLNYFLAALLLLLMFVPLLIYLKFGREPKIDYKAEYERDVPTEDPPALVNAICVHGVSKGIGEPDMDGFRATIMDLINRNYLSVGRMSKDDGSFKDDFMGTYLKVNPEKDSSKLEKFELDALDILKSFERDGIIVLEDMGSELEDPDTAKDFRFSYMKWETDLKKRFLSDGQMEEIFNRKGDNYLKAYAVAGLVLACVVGVYTFIDSIPSSQYPLYAAIVLGIISAISLKLPEGIAGQWTTYGEEYDTKWSNFKRYLKDFSLIKEYPPESVAVWNKYLVYATALGVADKVRKAMEMNLPGEVLEDNNIYLFHYYGGYMLLDSALHMGMTSGLNSDVNGVDGLGGFGDVGGGFGGGGGGAF